In a single window of the Planctomycetia bacterium genome:
- a CDS encoding alcohol dehydrogenase catalytic domain-containing protein, whose protein sequence is MSKNAKAAVMSAFKEAIGVQEFPLPDALAAGDVLVKVTMAGVCGTDVHLHKGELAVPLPLIMGHETVGLVEAIGGEANDWLGAPLKNGDRVSWTVGRPCGECLYCRLHRLPSRCSNRKAYGVNTPCNHAPHFLGGYGQYHHLRAGTAIFKLADDLPSEALIGAGCALVTCVHGYEKMPVRWAESCVVQGAGPVGLAAIAIASDAGARPIIAIGGPKDRLERCQRFGADITIDIDEIKNPDKRRGIVLENTNGLGADVVIECVGHPSAVSEGWHLARDGGRYMVLGQYCDAGPIPLNPHYITKKELEIHGSYGSEPHHWAKALEFLRARGDRFPFHELITHRYSLDQVNEALDAVAHWRTGKAVICPNG, encoded by the coding sequence ATGAGCAAGAATGCCAAAGCCGCGGTGATGAGTGCCTTCAAGGAAGCCATTGGAGTGCAGGAGTTCCCGTTGCCGGATGCGCTGGCGGCGGGCGACGTGCTGGTGAAGGTGACGATGGCCGGGGTGTGCGGGACGGACGTTCATCTGCACAAGGGCGAGCTGGCGGTGCCGCTGCCGCTGATCATGGGGCATGAGACGGTCGGCCTGGTGGAGGCGATCGGCGGCGAGGCGAATGACTGGCTGGGCGCGCCGCTGAAAAACGGCGACCGGGTGTCGTGGACTGTGGGCCGGCCTTGCGGCGAGTGTCTTTACTGCCGGCTGCACCGATTGCCGTCGCGCTGCTCGAACCGCAAGGCGTACGGGGTGAACACGCCGTGCAACCACGCGCCGCACTTTCTCGGCGGGTATGGGCAGTATCACCATCTGCGCGCGGGGACGGCGATCTTCAAGCTGGCGGACGATCTGCCGTCGGAAGCGCTCATCGGCGCGGGCTGCGCGCTGGTGACGTGCGTGCACGGCTACGAGAAGATGCCGGTGCGCTGGGCGGAGTCGTGCGTGGTGCAGGGGGCGGGGCCGGTGGGGCTGGCGGCCATCGCCATCGCATCGGACGCGGGGGCGCGGCCGATCATCGCCATCGGCGGGCCGAAGGATCGACTGGAGCGGTGCCAGCGCTTCGGGGCGGACATCACCATCGACATCGACGAGATCAAGAACCCCGACAAGCGGCGCGGCATCGTTTTGGAGAACACCAACGGGCTGGGGGCGGACGTGGTGATCGAGTGCGTCGGGCATCCGTCGGCGGTGTCGGAAGGATGGCACCTGGCGCGCGACGGCGGGCGGTACATGGTGCTCGGGCAATACTGCGACGCCGGGCCGATCCCGCTGAACCCGCATTACATCACCAAGAAGGAGCTGGAGATTCACGGCTCGTACGGCAGCGAGCCGCACCATTGGGCCAAGGCGCTGGAGTTCCTGCGGGCACGGGGGGACCGATTTCCGTTTCACGAGCTCATCACGCATCGCTACTCGCTGGACCAGGTGAACGAGGCGCTGGACGCAGTGGCGCACTGGCGGACGGGCAAGGCGGTGATTTGTCCGAATGGGTAG
- a CDS encoding YifB family Mg chelatase-like AAA ATPase, producing MLVQLHTATLFGIDAIACEVEVNISSRGFAAPVIVGLPDAAVKESLERIRTAITNCGYQPPGNRTVINLAPADIRKEGPAFDLPIALGMIFANDGIAPPELKEYVIVGELALDGRVRPIKGALSIAMMAQSEGFRGVIVPRENANEAAVVDGLEVIAVASLAEAVGFVVGQLPLEPTTVDLDQQFAQASAYDLDFADVRGQEFAKRALIIAAAGGHNVLLVGPPGSGKTFMAKCLPTILPALTLAESLETTRIWSASGKLPSGATLMATRPVRTPHHSASSPALVGGGTIPQAGEVSLAHHGVLFLDEFPEFQRAILETLRQPMEDGCVTIARAHSVVRFPAEFMMVAAMNPCPCGYLSDPRKPCKCSQMQIERYRARISGPLIDRIDIHITVPAVPFDELRNKKVGTDSKKMREEVLAARNVQHARFAASREQAAQSAGREETAVLTAARATTTMLNARMGPKLVRQHCPLDSAGETILKQAMTELGLSARAHDKVLRISRTIADLAGSQRILPEHVSEAVNYRQLDRQR from the coding sequence ATGCTGGTACAACTTCACACGGCCACTCTGTTTGGTATTGATGCGATCGCCTGCGAGGTCGAGGTGAATATCTCGTCGCGCGGGTTTGCCGCGCCGGTGATCGTCGGATTGCCGGACGCGGCGGTGAAGGAAAGCCTGGAGCGGATTCGCACGGCGATCACCAATTGCGGATACCAGCCGCCGGGCAATCGGACGGTGATCAACCTTGCGCCGGCGGACATTCGCAAGGAGGGGCCGGCGTTCGATCTGCCGATCGCGCTGGGGATGATCTTCGCCAACGACGGCATCGCCCCGCCGGAGTTGAAAGAGTATGTCATCGTCGGGGAACTGGCGCTTGACGGACGGGTGCGGCCGATCAAGGGGGCGCTTTCGATCGCGATGATGGCGCAGAGCGAGGGCTTTCGCGGGGTGATCGTGCCGCGCGAGAATGCCAACGAGGCGGCGGTGGTCGACGGGCTGGAGGTCATCGCGGTGGCATCGCTGGCCGAGGCGGTGGGCTTTGTCGTCGGGCAACTGCCGCTGGAACCGACGACGGTCGATCTCGATCAGCAATTCGCGCAGGCGTCGGCGTATGACCTCGACTTTGCGGATGTGCGCGGGCAGGAGTTTGCCAAGCGGGCGCTGATTATCGCGGCGGCCGGAGGGCATAATGTGCTGCTCGTCGGGCCGCCGGGCTCGGGCAAGACATTCATGGCGAAGTGTCTGCCGACGATATTGCCGGCGCTGACGCTTGCGGAGTCGCTGGAGACGACGCGTATCTGGTCGGCTTCGGGCAAGCTGCCGTCGGGGGCGACGCTGATGGCAACGCGGCCGGTGCGGACGCCGCATCATTCGGCGAGCAGCCCGGCCCTGGTGGGGGGCGGGACGATTCCGCAGGCGGGCGAGGTCTCGCTGGCGCACCACGGGGTGCTGTTTCTGGATGAGTTCCCGGAGTTTCAGCGTGCCATCCTGGAGACGCTACGGCAGCCGATGGAGGATGGGTGCGTCACGATTGCGCGGGCGCACAGCGTGGTGCGGTTTCCGGCGGAATTCATGATGGTGGCGGCGATGAACCCCTGCCCCTGCGGGTATCTGTCGGACCCGCGGAAGCCGTGCAAGTGTTCGCAGATGCAGATCGAGCGGTATCGGGCGCGGATCAGCGGGCCGCTCATCGATCGGATTGATATTCATATTACGGTGCCGGCGGTGCCGTTTGACGAACTGCGGAACAAGAAGGTGGGCACGGACTCGAAGAAGATGCGCGAGGAGGTGCTGGCGGCGCGCAACGTTCAACATGCGCGCTTCGCGGCTTCGAGGGAGCAGGCGGCGCAATCGGCAGGGCGCGAGGAGACGGCCGTCCTCACCGCGGCGCGTGCGACGACGACGATGCTCAATGCGCGGATGGGCCCGAAGCTGGTGCGGCAGCATTGTCCGCTGGACAGCGCCGGGGAGACGATCCTCAAGCAGGCGATGACGGAGCTGGGACTGTCGGCACGGGCGCACGACAAGGTGCTGCGCATCTCGCGGACGATTGCGGACCTTGCGGGGTCGCAGCGCATTTTGCCAGAACACGTCAGCGAGGCGGTGAACTATCGGCAGCTCGATCGGCAGCGATGA
- a CDS encoding DEAD/DEAH box helicase, producing MKFEDLGLAEPILRAVTAEGYTTPTPIQVQAIPQVLEGHDLLGCAQTGTGKTAAFALPILHRLMKPTGSNGRIRPIRTLVLSPTRELASQIGESFRVYGAHTGLRELVIYGGVGQGRQVAGIRHGVDVLVATPGRLLDLMNQGHIDLSTVEVLVLDEADRMLDMGFINDIRKIVAKVPKVRQTLFFSATMPPDIRKLADAMLNKPVLVQVARESAAADNVEQSVYFLKRRNKPALLNHLLGTTAFTRSLIFTRTRRGANKVVRDLEIAGVPCEAIHSNKSQNARLRAMENFKSGRSRVLVATDIAARGLDIDEISHVVNYDMPDTPETYVHRIGRTARAGASGFAVSFCDSDERSQLNAIERLICKTITVIREHPEYAQAGASNDAADRPRSSPIHNPGRPRQATSRQHGHSDNRDRNAHAPQRDNASHGRPRRKKRRGGRPGHSGQSAAATHHGRGNQPAPQRDSDGRSAPKRDTTQRPAAHAGGTATAQAKPTFGSTKHRSRRRRR from the coding sequence ATGAAATTCGAAGACCTCGGGCTCGCTGAGCCGATCCTTCGCGCTGTGACCGCCGAAGGCTACACCACCCCCACACCCATTCAGGTCCAGGCCATCCCCCAGGTGCTCGAGGGCCACGACCTTCTCGGCTGTGCCCAAACCGGCACCGGCAAGACGGCCGCTTTTGCTTTGCCCATTCTCCACCGATTGATGAAGCCCACCGGCTCCAATGGCCGCATCAGGCCGATCCGAACGCTCGTCCTCTCCCCAACGCGTGAACTCGCTTCGCAGATCGGCGAGAGCTTCCGCGTCTACGGTGCGCATACTGGCCTGCGCGAATTGGTCATCTACGGCGGCGTCGGCCAGGGCCGGCAGGTCGCCGGCATTCGCCACGGTGTTGACGTCCTCGTCGCCACCCCGGGTCGGCTCCTCGACCTGATGAACCAGGGCCACATCGACCTCAGCACCGTTGAAGTGCTCGTCCTCGACGAAGCCGACCGCATGCTCGACATGGGCTTCATCAACGACATCCGCAAGATCGTCGCCAAGGTGCCAAAGGTGCGGCAGACCCTGTTCTTCTCCGCCACCATGCCGCCCGACATCCGCAAGCTCGCCGATGCCATGCTTAACAAACCCGTACTCGTGCAGGTGGCCCGCGAATCCGCCGCCGCCGACAACGTGGAGCAATCCGTCTATTTCCTCAAGCGCCGAAACAAGCCCGCCCTCCTGAACCACCTGCTCGGCACAACGGCGTTCACCCGCTCGTTGATCTTCACCCGCACCCGCCGCGGGGCCAACAAGGTCGTCCGCGATCTCGAGATCGCCGGCGTTCCCTGCGAGGCCATCCACAGCAATAAGAGCCAGAACGCCCGGCTTCGAGCTATGGAAAACTTCAAATCGGGCAGGTCGCGCGTCCTCGTGGCCACCGACATTGCCGCCCGCGGACTCGATATCGATGAAATCTCCCACGTCGTGAATTACGACATGCCCGACACCCCCGAGACCTACGTCCATCGCATCGGTCGTACCGCCCGCGCCGGCGCGTCAGGCTTCGCCGTCTCCTTCTGTGACTCGGACGAGCGATCCCAGCTCAACGCCATCGAGCGACTGATCTGCAAGACGATCACCGTCATTCGCGAACATCCCGAATACGCGCAGGCTGGTGCATCGAATGATGCCGCCGATCGCCCGCGCTCGTCACCGATTCATAATCCCGGACGGCCGAGGCAGGCGACATCGCGACAGCATGGCCACTCGGACAACCGCGACCGCAATGCGCACGCACCGCAGCGAGACAACGCATCGCACGGCAGGCCGCGCCGAAAGAAGCGCCGCGGCGGCAGGCCGGGTCATTCCGGACAGTCCGCGGCTGCCACCCACCATGGACGCGGAAATCAGCCCGCGCCCCAGCGGGATTCAGACGGCCGATCAGCGCCCAAGCGCGATACGACGCAGCGCCCGGCAGCTCACGCCGGCGGAACCGCGACCGCCCAGGCCAAGCCGACCTTCGGCAGCACCAAGCACCGTTCCCGCCGCCGTCGCCGCTAA
- a CDS encoding LemA family protein, translated as MTNALIALAVVVGVGLLWIIVAYNGFVRRRMDLRESWAQIDVSLKRRHDLIPNVVETVKGYAAHEKDSLERVIAARNQAVAAKTPVESAAAEGLLTGALRQIFALSEAYPDLKANANFQQLSTELSATENQISSMRQRYNRAVADFNEAIQKFPNLLVAGPLGFRAEEFFELDDAAAKEAPKVKF; from the coding sequence ATGACCAATGCACTGATTGCTCTTGCCGTCGTCGTCGGCGTCGGGCTTCTCTGGATCATCGTCGCCTATAACGGGTTCGTCCGCCGGCGCATGGACCTGCGCGAATCCTGGGCTCAGATCGACGTCTCGCTCAAGCGTCGCCACGACCTGATCCCCAATGTCGTCGAGACGGTCAAAGGTTACGCCGCCCACGAGAAGGACAGCCTGGAGCGCGTCATCGCCGCGCGCAATCAGGCGGTCGCTGCGAAGACCCCCGTCGAATCCGCGGCCGCCGAAGGCCTGCTGACCGGCGCCTTGCGGCAAATCTTCGCCCTGTCCGAGGCCTATCCCGATCTGAAAGCCAACGCCAACTTCCAGCAATTATCGACCGAGCTCTCCGCCACCGAAAACCAGATCAGCAGCATGCGCCAGCGCTACAACCGCGCCGTCGCCGACTTCAACGAGGCAATTCAGAAGTTTCCCAACCTGCTCGTCGCCGGTCCGCTCGGCTTCCGCGCCGAGGAGTTCTTCGAGCTCGACGATGCCGCCGCAAAGGAAGCGCCGAAGGTAAAGTTCTGA
- a CDS encoding cation:proton antiporter — translation MHGSSFLTQAAVLFGAALCIAWLFRIFRAPAIIGFLFAGIVIGPSGLQLIPSEAVEQFSELGLVMLLFTVGLELSPEPLIRSGRRLLVAAGIQIALIGVVAYAVGQFLHYSSSAESLVLAAAVSLASTAIVLNQLSQQGETNSVGGTLVTGILLLQDVFVILLMLFLPLVAAGTGAGWQEATLRGVLSVAMLGVVTMIARWVVPRVLQTILRYGGRELLTLFAVVMAITGAWLAGLAGWSWALGACIAGLILSQTDLRHQLSAEIMPFRYVFNAVFFISMGMLVDLSTIAPQAAMIGAAIVVILIAKCLLTTAAVRLAGWPLRLGIYSGIGLCTVSEFGYVLAREADRLGILSDGHLNQFTALIVGTMMFGAFFFPLAGRLSMAVHQRLAGGTDSEIEVSSHALEMKDHVLIVGFGLNGQNLAKVLKATGIPFIVIEMNSRLAQVARDASNRVLVGDAARHAILDYAGLSSARAMVIAINDQDATRRIVAQARSRRPDLYVLARTRYISELEHLYRLGAHQVIPEEFETSIEIFAHVLKHFGIPDNVIEAQITMIRAGGYGMLRGRPAAGEGRSDLLSLLEATATQTFMLESDSPAASKTIREMDLRANTGVTIIALVRGGRPQTNPSPDTKMEAGDVLVLVGGHKQLDKAKAILSAPLPTLDKPL, via the coding sequence ATGCACGGATCAAGCTTCCTGACGCAGGCAGCCGTCCTCTTCGGAGCGGCCCTGTGCATTGCGTGGCTTTTTCGCATTTTCCGTGCTCCGGCGATCATCGGATTCCTCTTCGCCGGAATCGTCATCGGGCCCTCGGGGCTTCAGCTGATTCCATCGGAAGCGGTGGAGCAGTTCTCGGAGCTTGGACTCGTGATGTTGCTCTTCACGGTGGGGCTGGAGCTCTCTCCGGAGCCGCTCATACGAAGTGGCCGGCGGCTTCTCGTGGCTGCGGGCATCCAGATCGCGCTGATCGGCGTTGTCGCCTATGCCGTGGGTCAGTTCCTTCACTATTCGAGTTCGGCGGAATCGCTGGTCCTCGCGGCGGCCGTCTCCCTTGCAAGCACGGCGATCGTGCTGAACCAGCTCAGCCAGCAAGGCGAGACGAATTCCGTCGGGGGCACGCTGGTCACGGGAATTCTCCTGCTCCAGGATGTCTTCGTCATTCTGCTGATGCTCTTTCTTCCGCTCGTCGCCGCGGGCACCGGGGCGGGCTGGCAAGAGGCGACCCTGCGCGGCGTCCTGTCGGTCGCCATGCTGGGTGTCGTGACGATGATCGCCCGATGGGTAGTGCCGAGAGTACTTCAGACCATTCTCCGTTACGGCGGTCGCGAACTGCTCACGCTTTTCGCCGTCGTGATGGCAATTACCGGGGCGTGGCTGGCGGGCCTGGCGGGTTGGTCGTGGGCCTTGGGGGCGTGCATTGCAGGGCTCATTCTCTCGCAGACGGACCTGCGTCACCAGCTTTCCGCGGAGATCATGCCGTTTCGATACGTGTTTAATGCCGTCTTTTTTATCTCAATGGGAATGCTGGTCGATCTGTCCACGATTGCGCCGCAGGCGGCGATGATCGGCGCTGCAATCGTCGTCATCCTGATCGCCAAGTGCCTGCTCACGACGGCGGCCGTGCGCCTCGCCGGTTGGCCGCTTCGGTTGGGCATCTATTCGGGGATCGGGCTTTGCACGGTGAGCGAGTTTGGTTATGTGCTGGCGCGCGAGGCCGATCGACTCGGAATCTTGTCCGATGGACACCTTAATCAGTTCACGGCCCTGATCGTCGGAACGATGATGTTCGGCGCGTTTTTCTTCCCGTTGGCCGGTCGGCTTTCCATGGCCGTGCATCAAAGGCTTGCCGGTGGAACTGACTCAGAGATTGAAGTTAGTTCACATGCCCTGGAAATGAAGGACCATGTCCTCATTGTTGGCTTCGGGCTCAACGGGCAGAATCTGGCGAAGGTGCTGAAGGCCACCGGCATTCCATTCATCGTCATCGAAATGAACAGCCGGCTCGCACAAGTCGCCCGCGACGCGAGCAATCGCGTGCTGGTCGGCGATGCGGCGCGGCATGCGATCCTCGACTACGCGGGATTGAGTTCGGCGCGGGCAATGGTCATTGCGATCAACGATCAGGATGCTACCCGGAGAATCGTCGCCCAGGCGAGGTCGCGCCGGCCGGACCTTTATGTGCTAGCCCGGACGAGGTATATCAGCGAATTGGAACATCTGTATCGGCTCGGAGCGCATCAGGTCATCCCCGAGGAATTCGAGACCTCCATCGAAATCTTCGCCCACGTCCTGAAGCACTTTGGCATTCCGGACAACGTCATCGAGGCGCAAATCACCATGATCCGCGCGGGCGGTTACGGAATGCTCCGCGGAAGGCCGGCCGCCGGTGAAGGGCGGTCGGATCTGCTCAGTCTGCTCGAGGCGACCGCCACGCAGACCTTCATGCTCGAATCCGACAGCCCCGCCGCCTCCAAGACGATCCGAGAGATGGATCTCCGGGCGAACACCGGCGTCACAATCATTGCCCTGGTCAGGGGCGGACGGCCTCAAACCAATCCTTCACCGGACACCAAAATGGAAGCCGGCGACGTGCTCGTCCTGGTCGGTGGGCACAAGCAACTCGACAAGGCCAAAGCGATACTTTCCGCGCCGTTGCCCACGCTTGATAAACCGCTTTGA
- a CDS encoding response regulator, with amino-acid sequence MAQPRVLLLIRPGSQIGPLTSRVTEGAEVVTVSSFDEAVAAMRDHVFDLVISDQSDFLAVERAAVNQQSAMILENIGQGVCIVNLNGRLVWANPKMRSYPEELIAQVCGVCVKTFGAAHDNDRGRPAHHRARRVSLTSPRDEYFEITISPILNSREEVIQIAAVVWDVTHSRRLQKKIDAIDLAGRELVRLDGESTAAMNVEERIDLLEQKMLRCMHDLLHFDNFAVLLVDKKTNRLEFVLQHGMTPQSQDYEIIALPEGNGISGYVAATGRSYICHDTSKDPRYLQGLETAKSSLTVPLRFQDRIIGAFNIESDRLAAFNEEDRQYAEILARYVAIALNILDLLIIERNESTGRLADDVIGEISGPLNDIITEAQTLKEEYIGNDDLRHRLNAICDHVTEIKQKVKDVAVPRGGILGRSSATASDPLLYGKRVLVADDEEVIRETIAGVLRKAGCEVETAPDGAAAITAVNAQSFDLLVADIRMPHKSGYEVFAAARDLNADIAVILMTGFGYDPNHSIVRARKEGLNAVLFKPFKVEQLLAEVRGAFQPAS; translated from the coding sequence ATGGCGCAGCCGCGCGTGCTATTGTTGATTCGGCCCGGATCGCAGATCGGGCCGCTCACATCGCGCGTGACGGAAGGCGCTGAGGTCGTCACCGTTTCTTCGTTTGACGAGGCGGTCGCGGCGATGCGGGACCACGTCTTCGATCTTGTTATTTCAGATCAGAGCGATTTTCTGGCGGTCGAGCGCGCCGCGGTCAATCAGCAGTCCGCGATGATTCTGGAGAACATCGGCCAGGGCGTCTGCATCGTCAACCTGAATGGGCGACTTGTCTGGGCGAACCCCAAGATGCGGAGCTACCCGGAGGAGTTAATCGCGCAGGTATGCGGCGTCTGCGTCAAGACGTTCGGCGCGGCCCATGACAACGACCGCGGGCGACCGGCGCATCACCGAGCCCGGCGCGTGAGTTTGACGAGCCCGCGAGACGAGTATTTTGAGATCACGATTTCGCCGATTCTCAACAGTCGCGAGGAGGTCATCCAGATCGCGGCGGTGGTCTGGGACGTGACCCACAGCCGGCGGCTGCAGAAAAAGATCGACGCAATCGATCTGGCGGGCCGGGAGCTGGTGCGGCTGGACGGCGAGTCGACGGCGGCGATGAACGTCGAGGAGCGCATCGACCTGTTGGAGCAGAAGATGCTCCGCTGCATGCACGACCTGCTGCACTTCGACAACTTCGCGGTTCTGCTGGTGGACAAGAAAACGAATCGGCTGGAGTTCGTGCTGCAGCACGGCATGACGCCGCAGAGCCAGGACTACGAGATCATCGCCCTGCCCGAGGGGAACGGGATCAGCGGCTACGTCGCCGCGACGGGCCGGAGCTACATCTGTCACGATACTTCGAAAGACCCGCGATATCTTCAGGGGCTGGAGACTGCGAAGAGTTCGCTGACGGTCCCGCTTCGATTTCAGGACCGGATCATCGGGGCGTTCAACATCGAGTCGGACCGGCTGGCGGCGTTCAACGAAGAGGATCGCCAATACGCGGAGATTCTGGCGCGCTACGTCGCCATCGCCCTGAACATTCTCGACCTGCTCATCATCGAGCGTAATGAGTCCACCGGCCGTCTGGCCGACGACGTGATCGGCGAGATCTCCGGCCCGCTGAACGACATCATTACCGAAGCACAGACCCTCAAGGAAGAGTACATCGGCAACGACGATCTTCGGCACCGTCTCAATGCCATCTGCGATCACGTCACGGAGATCAAGCAGAAGGTCAAGGACGTGGCGGTCCCGCGCGGCGGCATTCTCGGACGAAGCTCCGCGACGGCGTCCGATCCGCTTCTTTACGGAAAGCGCGTGCTGGTGGCGGACGACGAGGAGGTCATCCGCGAGACGATCGCCGGGGTCCTGCGAAAGGCGGGCTGCGAAGTAGAGACCGCGCCTGACGGCGCGGCGGCGATTACCGCGGTCAACGCACAATCGTTTGACCTGCTGGTGGCGGATATTCGAATGCCGCACAAGAGCGGCTACGAAGTGTTCGCGGCGGCGCGTGATTTGAATGCGGACATCGCCGTGATCTTGATGACCGGCTTCGGGTATGACCCGAATCATTCCATCGTTCGGGCGCGTAAAGAGGGCCTGAACGCCGTTCTGTTCAAGCCTTTCAAGGTGGAGCAGCTTCTGGCCGAGGTTCGGGGCGCATTTCAGCCGGCGAGCTGA
- a CDS encoding type II secretion system protein, translating to MELLIAIGVIALLLAILMPALSAGRHAAKDVECRAKYRTVVQRFIEFADESGAGLRGDSQNLGADRFLLEDFQESLYQVHEFWQGPKSESEFIKASESPLVCPEKGARLTRRSGVPCSAGAVGPQKEVSSGFNKRLDRKTRFIKGKPFPTTAYLSSRILTNPDVPLVFDVAGEVAVERRISPYYSAPPMKYDDQKDAYESGVSWFPAMRHMGRMNVGFIGGHVLSTDDPVSEPWSRWEFQPD from the coding sequence GTGGAGTTGCTGATCGCAATCGGCGTGATCGCACTTCTGCTTGCCATCCTCATGCCCGCACTCAGCGCCGGACGCCACGCCGCCAAGGATGTGGAGTGTCGCGCCAAATACCGAACCGTCGTCCAGCGTTTCATTGAGTTTGCCGATGAAAGCGGCGCCGGTTTGCGCGGTGACAGCCAAAACCTCGGAGCCGATCGCTTTCTTCTGGAGGACTTCCAGGAATCGCTCTATCAGGTTCACGAATTCTGGCAGGGGCCCAAGTCCGAATCCGAATTCATCAAGGCCTCCGAGTCGCCGCTGGTGTGCCCCGAAAAAGGCGCTCGGCTGACGCGCCGCTCCGGCGTCCCCTGCAGCGCCGGCGCAGTCGGACCGCAAAAAGAAGTCAGCAGCGGATTCAACAAGCGACTCGACCGCAAGACGCGCTTCATCAAGGGCAAGCCTTTTCCCACCACCGCGTACCTCTCAAGCAGGATACTCACCAATCCTGACGTGCCGCTGGTCTTTGACGTCGCCGGTGAGGTCGCCGTCGAGCGACGAATCTCGCCCTACTATTCCGCGCCGCCCATGAAATACGACGATCAAAAAGACGCCTACGAATCGGGTGTGTCCTGGTTTCCCGCGATGCGTCACATGGGAAGGATGAACGTCGGATTCATCGGCGGCCACGTCCTGTCCACGGACGATCCCGTCTCCGAACCCTGGTCTCGTTGGGAATTCCAGCCGGATTGA
- a CDS encoding sigma-54-dependent Fis family transcriptional regulator yields the protein MARIMIVEDERVLAKNVAEKLTAHGHEVRVVHTGRESLPAFSEMVPDVVLLDIRLPDADGLKLLPQMKAESPLTNFIVVTAHGSERIAVEAMKNGAAEYLTKPVDLDELQLVVARLVEHQQISDNLFLLKHREEQSSGLDRILGKSESIESIRQAIRRLTRPGVLDRGDPPTVLIMGETGTGKDLVARAIHYQGPRRGRPFIHVNCTALPSSLFESELFGHVRGAFTSAQQAKRGLFEVAQGGTLFLDEIGHMEADIQAKLLHAIEHRAIRPVGGTQTRPMNVHVVAATNRDLPAAVESGEFRRDLYHRLRVVEIIVPPLRERREDVVLLANHFLAMHSAKFGLGRRRFTDDACRALQECDWRGNVRELSHLIESCVLQADSESIDRAQLPLLSDMRTPDVSLGLPHGRVINMDFEKGRPTLDEVEHAILVAAFEYTGQNLSRAARLLGITREALRYRLNKSMEAARESV from the coding sequence ATGGCACGCATCATGATCGTCGAAGATGAACGCGTTCTTGCGAAAAACGTCGCGGAGAAACTCACGGCCCACGGCCACGAAGTGCGAGTGGTGCACACCGGTCGGGAGTCGCTTCCCGCCTTTTCCGAAATGGTACCCGACGTCGTCCTGCTGGACATTCGCCTGCCCGACGCCGACGGGCTGAAGCTGCTGCCCCAGATGAAGGCGGAGTCGCCGCTGACCAACTTCATCGTGGTAACAGCCCACGGCAGCGAGCGCATCGCCGTCGAGGCCATGAAGAACGGCGCCGCCGAATACCTCACCAAGCCCGTCGATCTCGACGAGTTGCAGTTGGTCGTCGCCCGGCTCGTCGAGCACCAGCAGATTTCCGACAACCTCTTCCTCCTCAAGCATCGCGAAGAGCAAAGCAGCGGTCTCGATCGGATTCTCGGCAAATCCGAGTCCATCGAATCGATCAGGCAGGCCATCCGCCGACTCACCCGCCCCGGCGTCCTCGATCGGGGAGATCCGCCGACCGTCCTCATCATGGGCGAGACCGGAACGGGCAAGGACCTCGTCGCTCGGGCGATTCACTATCAGGGCCCGCGCAGAGGCCGGCCGTTTATTCACGTGAACTGTACGGCCCTGCCGTCGTCGCTCTTTGAGTCTGAATTATTCGGCCACGTCCGCGGCGCATTCACCAGTGCTCAGCAGGCCAAGCGCGGCCTGTTTGAAGTGGCCCAGGGCGGCACCCTGTTCCTCGACGAGATTGGCCACATGGAAGCCGATATTCAGGCCAAGCTCCTCCATGCCATCGAGCACCGCGCGATTCGCCCCGTCGGCGGCACTCAGACGCGCCCGATGAATGTCCACGTCGTGGCCGCCACTAACCGTGACCTGCCCGCCGCCGTCGAGAGCGGCGAGTTTCGGCGCGACCTGTACCATCGCCTGCGCGTGGTCGAGATCATCGTCCCCCCGCTTCGCGAAAGGCGCGAGGACGTCGTCCTGCTCGCCAATCATTTCCTGGCGATGCACAGTGCGAAGTTCGGTCTGGGCCGGCGCCGCTTTACCGACGACGCATGTCGCGCCCTCCAGGAATGTGATTGGCGCGGCAATGTCCGCGAATTGTCTCACCTGATCGAGAGTTGCGTCCTTCAGGCCGACTCCGAGTCCATCGACCGCGCTCAACTGCCCTTGCTGTCCGACATGCGCACGCCCGACGTTTCCCTCGGTCTTCCGCACGGTCGTGTCATCAACATGGACTTTGAAAAGGGCCGACCCACCCTGGATGAAGTCGAACACGCGATTCTCGTCGCCGCCTTTGAATACACCGGTCAGAATCTCAGCCGGGCGGCCAGATTACTGGGCATCACCCGCGAGGCCCTGCGCTATCGACTCAACAAGTCCATGGAGGCGGCTCGTGAGAGTGTCTGA